Proteins found in one Camelus bactrianus isolate YW-2024 breed Bactrian camel chromosome 5, ASM4877302v1, whole genome shotgun sequence genomic segment:
- the LOC105081109 gene encoding serine protease 40, whose product MGIPGAGAPGPGRRGARALATALLCLHPLLLHSQMAWAEQCGKPSVGGKIFGGRDAPEMRWPWQAALYYQGIHICGAALINTSWVASAAHCFQKSHNPADYRVLLGYHRLKTRTAHGRTATVYRLFVHTDFNKHYFMGRDITLLQLHRPMKISAYIQPACLPTSDMHLPSHSCWITGWGMVTEEVMLGPPYTLQEAEVGILESNLCKLYFQGPGPEGSEYSIHEDMFCAADFRTGKSVCRGDSGGPLVCKLNNTWYLMGLSSWSLPCQQPIGPSVFTRITYFSQWIARHQAGSPPPKPSDIPPEDNRHPQSSGPPTLTNVTSLGNVPQPRSFQALVTSQVSCLLLTALWML is encoded by the exons ATGGGGATCCCGGGGGCTGGGGCGCCGGGTCCAGGCCGGCGGGGAGCCCGCGCCCTGGCCACGGCCCTGCTCTGCCTGCACCCACTGCTGCTGCACAGCCAGATGGCCTGGGCCGAGC AGTGTGGGAAACCTTCCGTAGGCGGGAAAATCTTTGGTGGCCGAGATGCACCTGAAATGCGGTGGCCGTGGCAGGCCGCCCTGTACTACCAAGGCATTCACATCTGCGGAGCCGCCCTCATCAATACCTCCTGGGTGGCCTCAGCTGCCCACTGCTTCCAAAA GTCCCACAATCCGGCCGACTACCGGGTCCTGCTAGGGTACCATCGTCTAAAAACTCGCACTGCGCACGGCCGCACGGCGACAGTGTACCGGCTCTTCGTCCACACGGACTTCAACAAGCACTACTTCATGGGGCGTGACATCACCCTGTTGCAGCTGCACCGGCCCATGAAAATCTCTGCCTACATTCAACCCGCCTGCCTCCCAACCAGTGACATGCATCTGCCCTCTCACTCCTGCTGGATAACCGGCTGGGGGATGGTCACTGAGGAAG tGATGTTGGGCCCACCCTACACGCTCCAGGAGGCAGAAGTCGGCATTTTAGAAAGCAACCTGTGTAAACTATATTTCCAGGGGCCAGGCCCCGAGGGCTCTGAGTATTCTATACATGAGGACATGTTCTGCGCTGCGGACTTCCGGACGGGAAAGTCCGTCTGCCGA GGAGATTCTGGGGGCCCCCTCGTCTGCAAGCTGAATAATACCTGGTATCTGATGGGGCTGTCCAGCTGGAGCCTGCCCTGCCAACAGCCCATTGGCCCCAGTGTCTTCACCAGGATCACCTACTTCTCCCAGTGGATCGCCAGGCATCAGGCGGGTTCACCCCCGCCCAAACCTTCTGATATCCCTCCGGAAGACAACAGGCACCCTCAGAGCAGCGGCCCTCCCACTTTGACTAACGTCACTTCTCTGGGCAACGTCCCTCAGCCCAGGAGCTTCCAAGCCCTTGTGACTTCACAGGTCTCCTGCCTGCTGCTGACTGCCCTCTGGATGCTGTGA